In the Candidozyma auris chromosome 5, complete sequence genome, tgCATCGGCGACATCTTCATACTCAAAGCAGGTATCAATGCAGTAGAAGAAGATCGGTGGAAGCGAGGCGGTTTTTCCTGTAGAATACTCAACTGTAGTGCTTTCAGGCTGGATGCCATGAGAATAGGAGCCGTCCTCTGCAACAAGTAGTCTATTGCCGAATCCACAGAATTGACAGCGCCATACCTCTGGTTGATTTGAGTGTATCGAGACAAACGGGTTTAAGATAGCCTTACACTGGCGGCACAGTTGAAAGTGCAGAACAGGCAATCGGATCACGGGAGACTTATTATTAAAAGGAGTGTAAAAGGCGGCAAGTGGAACGATGTTGTGCTGACTCTGGAGCTTTGATTTGGGCACATTGTGCCATGAGAGACGCACTCCGTCTCTGTCCTCTTGCTCTTCGAAGCTCATGGGGAAAAGTCTATAaatgttgaagatgtcgGCTGGTCAACCTATTCTATGAAATAATGGTTTCCTGCCTTGTTGGCGAGAAGAGCtgctttgatgaaactgCTGCCCTTCCTGCTCGCGCAAATATTCATGTCGGCCTCGGTTCCACTCGTGCGAGCGTTTGACCCAAGGTAGGGATCAgacaaacacaaacaaaaaGGTTGCGagagaaaatgagagaaGGGCCACCAagcgaaaaaaatgaaaaatatCCCTTGTCCAGAGAATCATATAAGTATATACAAGAATTCTAATTATTTACAAGACTAGACCATTACTCTTCTGTCATGCTCCGATACGGAGTGCTGTGCGATATACAGAAGACAGGGATCGAGCCTTGAGACAATGGCTCTCCAACGGTTAATGCGAACCTGGCATAGTACTAGAGGGGTGGAACAAATCCATTCATATTTGACTAAGCACGATTATTGCTTTACCACATCTTTCAACACACCAAATGTCAACACGTCTTCTATTCTCAGAGTTCCACTAAAAAGCATGCTAAGTCTGTCGATTCCACATCCCCAGCCTCCTGTAGGAGGAAGTCCATATTCCATCAGCTTGACGTAATTCCAGTCGGGTATAAGCATGTCGTTGTCTTGGTAGTCAGCTTTCGctcgttgttgaagcctAAACTTATCGGCTTGTGCGAAGGGCGagttctcttcttcgtagGAATTGACGTATTCCTTTCCGTTGATGAAAAGCTCGAAGCGCAAAGAGACTTCAAAAGCCCTCTCATCGTAGTGAACAGTAGCAGATTTGGCCAATGGTGACATGATAGCTGGCTGATTATATATAAAAGTTGGCGTATTGCGTTGCTCAAGTGAGATTGTTTCTAATAGTTTAGAACTCAAGTTGTCCAAAAGGCCAGCGGGAGACTTCGTTTTGGGAGGTGAAACACCGATCCTGTCGTGGTATTTCAATAAAGCTTCTGTTGTTAGCTCCTCGGGGAGCTTCACCCCGGTCTTCTCCTCTAGAGTAGGCACGAACTCGAATTTGGGATACTCTTGCTTTTGCAACGGTGAGAGATCTGTGAGTGTATGTTGGAGGAGCTTTATGTCGTCTTGTTTGGCTGCAAGCTCATCGTATATTGACTTGAGCATATCCTCTGTTagcttcatcaactctgGTAAAGACGTGAATGACCTGTAAAATTCGCATGTTAAGAATTCGGGGTTATGTGTAGAGTCTATGCCTTCGTTACGAAAGTTGGGCCCTATCTCGAATACTTTGTCGAATCCACCGATCACAAGTTTCTTGAGCCATAATTCAGGGGCAACTCGAAGTTGCAACCTAGCATCTTGTAATGCCTTCAGTGTAGTATAGAATGGCTCAGCGTTGGCGCCTGTTCCTGCCC is a window encoding:
- the MSK1 gene encoding lysine--tRNA ligase MSK1, translating into MFRAPQIRLRRHSLKDLYFRIPSCRYSSDEAAKYAHRKTIVAQNPAQYYPPIGITRTCTPVLRVRDFVSRFGKMDFTKYASKRHPDLVQLEGRVKSVRKAGKAMYFLDIVQDDAVVQICASNKLLENMDKEMFAKLHSFIRKGDYITCVGQASVTNVGELTLKVNQPIMVSCPSLNLATLPDKVSDRSLINSDRVMNYLVNSESKERILIKAAVTRAIRNFLLEDNFTEVNTPLIAGAGTGANAEPFYTTSKALQDARLQLRVAPELWLKKLVIGGFDKVFEIGPNFRNEGIDSTHNPEFLTCEFYRSFTSLPELMKLTEDMLKSIYDELAAKQDDIKLLQHTLTDLSPLQKQEYPKFEFVPTLEEKTGVKLPEELTTEALLKYHDRIGVSPPKTKSPAGLLDNLSSKLLETISLEQRNTPTFIYNQPAIMSPLAKSATVHYDERAFEVSLRFELFINGKEYVNSYEEENSPFAQADKFRLQQRAKADYQDNDMLIPDWNYVKSMEYGLPPTGGWGCGIDRLSMLFSGTSRIEDVLTFGVLKDVVKQ